Genomic window (Luteibacter yeojuensis):
ATGTTCCCCGTCCATGCCCATGACGGCAGCGGCGCGCGCGTCGATGCGGGCGATGAGTTCGGTTTCGCCCCGGCCGAAGTTCGCGCCTTCGCTCGTGCGGATGTCCTGCACCACGCCGACACCGGTGCCGGGATTGACCACCTGCGAGCGCGCGAGCCGCGTCCGCGCCAGCTCGCGGAGCATGAAGCATTCGTCCGCATCGAGCACGTTGTCCAGCAAGGCGATGGTCGGACGCGACACGCGCACGAGGACACGGATATCGCGGTCGCCAGCATGCAGGACGTGCCCCTCGGCGAGCCTGCTCGTGAACGCCGCCGCCGTCGTCGCCGCAGGGGACGCGACAGGTACTGCGGAACCGAATACCGCATCCGCGATGGCGTCCCTGGCGGCACGCTCGTCGAAGCGGTTTTCCTTCATGGTGGCGAGCAGTTCGGCCGGCGGATGGCCGGCGGCGAGGGCTTCGCCGATCCAGCGATGCCAATCGGGGGTAACCTTCGTGTGCAGGCGAGTCTCCATCGCAGCCATCCTAAGCCACGCCAACGTCCGCGGGTACCCCATGTCCAGTCATGCCAAAGGTCCGTTCCAAGTCACCCTCACCCCTGCCGGTGCGCCCGACGAGGGCGACGGTTCCTCCCTCGGTGCGCTGACCATCGCCAAGGTCTTCCACGGCGACCTGGAAGGCACGTCGAGGGGCACGATGCTCACCGCATCGAGCACCGGCACGCCCGGTTCCGCCGCCTATGTGGCGGTCGAGCGGGTCGATGGCGTTCTCGGCGGGAAACACGGCAGTTTTTCCCTCGTCCATCGCGGCGTCATGTCGGGCGCCGGGCGCGATCTGGTCATAACGATCGTCCCGGACTCGGGGGCGGGCGAACTGACAGGTATCTCGGGCAGCATGACGATCGCGATCGCCGAAGGCGGCGCGCACAGCTACGAACTGAGCTACACGCTGCCCTGATCCCCGGCCAGCCACGCGAGCTTCTTCGACTTCGGCAGGCGCTTCACCGCATGCTCCGCCTTCGACGCCGCGGAGCGATCGGCGAAGGCGCGCGAACCGAGCAGGCGCACGGGTGGATTCGCTCGCGTATAGCGGGCGCCCTTCCCCGCCACATGCGCGGCATAGCGTGCCTCGAGGTCGTTGGTGATGCCGGCGTACCAGGCGCCATTCCGGCATTCGATGAGATAGACGCACCACATGGCGCAAAGCCTAACCGATGATGTGCCGATGAATACGACTTACAACCTCGCGGTGAACTTGCCGCTGCGCGCGGAAACCGCGGCGATGCTCGGCGCGGCGCTCGGCGCGATGACGGTGAAGGCCGACGATCTGGGCTACCCGGATCCGGCGGGCTCCCTCGCCGTCAGGCGATCGATCGCCCGGTGGCTGGAGCAAG
Coding sequences:
- a CDS encoding 2OG-Fe(II) oxygenase, whose translation is METRLHTKVTPDWHRWIGEALAAGHPPAELLATMKENRFDERAARDAIADAVFGSAVPVASPAATTAAAFTSRLAEGHVLHAGDRDIRVLVRVSRPTIALLDNVLDADECFMLRELARTRLARSQVVNPGTGVGVVQDIRTSEGANFGRGETELIARIDARAAAVMGMDGEHGEGLQAMRYGVGAEYVPHFDFFPPDDPGSEPHLRHGGQRVSTLIMYLDDVEAGGETIFPRIDFSYVPRRGQALYFEYTAPDGSLDPLSLHGGAPVLAGEKWILTKWMRENAFAG
- a CDS encoding DUF3224 domain-containing protein; translated protein: MSSHAKGPFQVTLTPAGAPDEGDGSSLGALTIAKVFHGDLEGTSRGTMLTASSTGTPGSAAYVAVERVDGVLGGKHGSFSLVHRGVMSGAGRDLVITIVPDSGAGELTGISGSMTIAIAEGGAHSYELSYTLP
- a CDS encoding GIY-YIG nuclease family protein, translating into MWCVYLIECRNGAWYAGITNDLEARYAAHVAGKGARYTRANPPVRLLGSRAFADRSAASKAEHAVKRLPKSKKLAWLAGDQGSV